The genome window TCGGCAACTTTGGTGTAATGTCTGGAGTAGTGATGGAGAGGTCAGAAGCGGGGCTAACGGTGACGACAGAGACTGGAGATGCCTCCAGAGAAACACTAATGCTTTGCAGAGGTTGTACTGGAAAGGACAGGTGTTGGGGTGTGGCAGGGGTCTCTGGTAAGACTAGGACCTCCTCTGTTACTGGGTCTCTGTACTCTACTGTTGTGCCCCAATCAAAGATTGTGCTTTTCAGAAAATCAACTAAATAGCTGAGAACGTCCAGGTGCGTAAAGTTGCGTGGAAGTACGTTGTGTGCCGCGCTTACCAATATCGACTGAAATTTGTGAACTTGCGAGTCGATAGTTTCAGAAATCACGTCCGGGTTGTGTTTTTGAGCTGTCGTAAACGGAATACTGTAGTTTCCTTTCACATCCATCGTATGAGGTAAAGTTAGGGGAGGTTTGATAGAAAATGAAGATaccgaaggaggagaagaatgtacTGGCGTCAAACTTTCCTCTCCAAATGTTATAGTCAAAGGAGAATCTTGGCCATTTGTAGCCAGGGGAAGCGACAACGTTATCTTGTCTCCATCGTCGTTAAAGATCTGTGTTGGCAGTATGGGTCGTGTACTGACCGATGAAGGGAAAGCCACACCCCTTGATGGAAGCAAGTCATATGGTGCCCAAGGTGACGGAGGATGGCGTTGTAGAAGATGAAGCAATGGCCTGTTGTCTGGCTCAAATTTGGAGTAAAGAGTTTCGTCTAGTCCATTCAGAGAGGATCCTCCTTGAGTAAAATCTGCTTttgagaagaggggaggatgacTTATGAAGGGGCTCTTGTGTCGCAGATGATCACGACTGGGTTCCTCAGTTAGAGTTGGCACGAGGTCCTGCTCCGCTCTATTTGGTGCAGAGAAGGCAGTTTCCGGCTCTTCTGCAAACACATGGGGAGGTAATGTGACGTTTTCATCTAACATATCACCCCAGAAATTTTCGAGGTCATCAGAAGTTTGTGAAGATGACACCGTGTTTGGGGGAGGATAAGGAGGCCACGTGAAAGGAGTGAATGGTCTTTGCCCTTTCATCGCAATATAAGCCAGCCACGGAGGTTGCGTTGGTGAagtagggggagggagaaaatCATTGAAGGGACGGCGGTGTGAAAAGTCTGTAGGTTCCGAGTTAAGATTGGTGAAAATCATGTCAAGGAGCTCTTCAGGAAGCAGTAATGAAGAACGGCTAGAAGGAATTTCCATTAATCCACCCTTCGAGGAAAGTATTGGAAATGACTCAAGTTCAGGACCTATCTCTTCGTTCCCCCGTTGTTTAGTCTTCGTTTGTATGCTTTTTCGTTTTGCATATACGTCGAAATGTTCCTGCTGGAGcttcctttccgttctcttcTGATCAGCGACCGATGGTGTGAATCTTAAAGGCGAAGCTGTCACCGACGAGTTCGAGGTCGGAATCACTATCTCTTTTTTGTGGCTAAGGGACCGCaaacctctcctcccccttttttgtGGCCCGACCCAAGACGATGACACTGCGAATTCCCCAGAGGAATTTTTAAATGCCGTTTCCCTGGAATTAATTGATATTTCCTTCTTGCTTTTGGGGGAAACTTGCCTTTTCAGTCTAAATTTATGAGATCCTTTCGGTAAATGTTTATCTTTGAGGGGAAACGACCAATTAGAGTTAGAAGTTTTGATACCGTAATGACCTCTCCTCATGTTATATCTGTCTGCCACAACTGATCTGCTGAAATATGCCGAATCTTGTGTGTGATCATTCATTTTCACCCGCCCAGTAACACTTGATGAATTACTGACCGCATCTTCATAAAAAAATTCTTGCCTTCGAACGTTGCCGACATTGATCTCAGTGTCTGTGTTTGACATACTCATTGCATTTAGATTTTCATTCGTAATCGGGAATTTCACGTTTGAAGAAGAACAGTTCACCTGAGTCCGTTGAACAGTTAAGGTGTCCTGCAGTTTGCCCTCCTCAATTGTGTTCTTCGTCTCTTCACGCGCCGCATCGTTTTCTGTGTTACTCGCTTGGGGCTCCGACGGCGACAATTCTGAAACAGGAAACGTGGCAAAATTACCCTCAGCCGCATGTAAGACCAAATTAAGACAATGTTAAGTTTGATCAGTTCACCTACAAGCTTCTCTTCACATCACCGACTTAGAGAACTGAGGGCAAACTTTCGAGCATTCATCACGTCTACGCTAccatcttcatcattatttttttttcgctatcattaatatcaataataatggcgccactataaacaattgcctgcgccatgacgggcttggaccgaccatcaggccccaacgtaatagcctaccggcgctataggccacatgtaaataaaaaaaaacaaaaaaaatcttcaaCTGCATGGAGGAAaaggtatatttttctttttgctatttacctctctctcctcccgctTCTAATACATTAAGCGCAATAGAAGTCTCGAATGTGTGCTGtgctgtttatttattattattattattattattattattattattattattattattattattattttcttccagcCTCTAAGTCTAATGCATCACACGCAATAAGACTCGTTTTTCTGttctgcttcatcatcatcatcattattattcagTGGCACGCCAGCCCTCGTCGGGCGAGCAACTTGGCCGGCCCTTTCGCCGGTAGTAACCTGCCTGGTTGCTCGCCCGGCTCCTGCTACAGGCTGCTTCCGCCTGCCCAggggggcccgtgcctccgtcgctgctcgacggCTGTTACTcgtgtctgtggcggcggcggaggcatccCCACCCCCGTAACGAGTTTTGCATTGCTCGCTCcctcttacagggccgccttttggccaaaggccctgtcccctattaaggggtaaatctttaagatcattattattattattattattattattattattattattattaccgtctCTTCCCGGCGTGTTGGCGTAGTCAGGGGTGTTGCCATGGAGCGGTTTGATGAGGTTTATAAGCACGCGCAATGcaattattcccttccctttcattttacgGCGGCGAGTCCCACGTGTCAGCGGCGGCAGTGCAAAATGAAAGGCTGGATACATTAAGATTAATTTGTCTTATTAATAATTTCAGCCCACAATGACAATCTCCTTTCACGgataaatagattgattgatagagatggataaatagatagtagatagatagagagataaaattGTGATAGGTAGATAGTTTAATTAGTtatctaaatgtgtgtgtgtgtgtgtgtgtgtgtgtgtgtgtgtgtgtgtgtgtgtgtgtgtgtgtgtgtgtgtgtatttctggaATAAGAATGAATCAAAAGTAGCGTCACAATGTCTTGCCGTGGCCTGCAAGACGCTCAGTTTGCCACTTCATAAATGTAAggcaaaaatattaataaaacagtaTAGTAGCTAGTTATCCAAAATATGCTACGTGCTCTTAACCATGCCAGTAACCCCTTTGAATTTGCGACTGGCTTATTGTGGGAAGGAGTGTGCAAGCAGCAGCATATATAGACAGCTCAAGACGAGTGCATGACCACCTATACTATGTCCTATAAGAAAGATGTCATTGGTGGAAGAAATCAAATCGACCCGTTACTCAGGGTTGTACTATGAGCAGGCGGGTGTGCAGTGCGTGCTGGCGAGAGTATAACCACGCCTGGCTCAAGCACAAGCAGTCGATGCCCCGCCCAAGATCTACAGCCCCGCCCAGACATGCACGCAACCCCCCCCACTCTGCGATAAGGGTTTACTCTAAtcgataatttttttttcctaacgATATCGAACTATTCAACACCGATTCTTGTATAATAGACTCCAAAATTCGCGAGTGTTGTCAGGATTTTCAactactttttttgtttgtttgtttgtttttttgcttcgaGTAAATGAATAGTATACGATAGAGCAATTACCACCAGGGATTacaaaaaagacagatagatgtatagacatatagatagatagatggatggatgtacggacagatagatagatagatacatagatagattgatagatatataaatagagaaaaaccACTCAGACCACACCATAAAAATCGCCTGTGGTCTGCCTGGCCTACTGGTAATTCTGAAACTAGGCCGTATCGGACAATAAAGATGATTGCCTTAATGAGTGACACATATACTTCGAGGAGAGGTGACGCTTGCGGATGCTCTTCAAACgctactacttttttcttttgttgttgttttacgcTTCCCCTTAACCCATTTTCAGGCTCCTTTACAGTGCTATGAGATCTgtgcttccccctccccccccctcccccggtcTGGTATTTAGTTGTTTGTTTGTGGAAAGCGGCGATCAAAATAGTAGGTTATGGAAAATTAGTGCTGGATCGAGCGAGAGCCGAACTCGTGCGGACGTGATGGATGACATTGTATTTACAGTGATGGGgactttgagtgtgtgtgtgtgtgtgtcggcattTAAGGGAGAGCTATTTTTTCATTACGTTGGAAGAACTATACAGTAATCTCAATAGCGAGCTTGTGTGTGTAAGGCTCTTCATGATGTTTTACTATTGTATGCTTAGTTTCTATGTGATGTTTGGGTTCATTTCGGGGTAAGAAGGATCTGTTCTTGGACTAAAATCAATTGTTTATGTAAATGACGATCACTGAGTAGCTATTTCATTGTTATTTGACCTTTCCAACGTACCAGTTAATCTGTAGTCAATCAACTAATTAGGCTAACTAACtaaccgtgtgtgtatgtgtgatttGGGAGTCCATCAGTACAATGTTTACCACTTCTTAAGAAACAAACCGTTCACAATCACTGCCTCTCAGCTAACGGTGAGGCCTGGATCAGCTGCGCCACCGTAAACCTTCGGAATCATCTCGGAGGAGGCTGATGGTGACGGTGTTAGGTAATTATAGTGATGGTTCATCTCACGGCGCCGAGCCACACAGTAAATCGGTTCTGGTTCAAGTCTTCTGGAGGCGTTAGGTGAGATAATAGTGTTTTGTGGCCTCGTAATGTACACCCTCCTATTTTTTATATAACTCAATTAGATCACCTTgagatttttcttctttttgtttactgAAGGCCATGCAGACAAAGAGACTTGTATCAAAATGCCCCTGCAAAAAAGTAAGGTACTTCTTAATTCTCCATTATTTTAGTGAGACCTTGATCCATGCCACGTTCAGTCCATTTACCTTTAATACAgaatagacacagacacacacacaaaaaaaagagaattgcGTTTACTCGCCTGGGTAGCAGACTATCAGTTGCAAATACGCTTATGTTCTTACCTTCACTGATATCGCCGCTGAAGGGCTGGGCGTTGGCATGGGCGAGGATGAGGAAGACCACCGCAAGACAGGCTACCGCTGAGTATATGCCCATCTTAGATTAAAGGTCTTTCTGATGTGGACTTGATAATGTATTTCTTTTCAACACACGTCAAACCGCGCCACGTTCATTTCCATAACAAATAACGATAAAACACGAGACCATGATATCGAAACACGTGGTAGATccttatttttactattactGTCGTTGTGGTCGTTGTTATCTTGATGTTATTATTTAGAAAGCCTGTATATAGGAGGGTAAGCACCGACTGAGACAGCAGCCTCCAGCACACACGCCCTGGCTTGTTCGAGACTGGATGGAGTTTGGAGGAGCGAACGGTAGTGTCGGTGACGGCCCAAGATGCTCAGCGGCACTCCTGGGAAACCGTTGGTGATGAATGGGAGTAGTATTGCAGTCACGAAGATCTTTTTATAATTGCCTGCgcgcctgcctctctctctctctctctctctctctctctctctctctctctctctctctctttctgacatTTATTAAGTTCATTCCATTGTTATTTTTAGCCTCGGTAATATCGAAATCTGACCATTTAATTTCCCATCGTCATCTGCAGAGGGATATTAACCTACTCTTCAATACAAGTAGATCTTAGGGTTTGTCTTTTTCAATTGGCAAATGTGTCAGAATGAACTTTTGTAGAAGTTTCCAAGATGCACCTGTTCTCTTACAGTCCTTCATTGGTGAGCAACCCATTTCAGATGTTGACAACCACAAAGATCTTGGGATGTGAGAGCCCGCTTCTTCTCATTAAGAGTGATTAACATTTGGAACAGCTTGCCGGATTCTGTTTCTGTCATCTCGGTGAATTCCTTCAAGCATCAGCCGGGCAAGCATCTTGGTCAGATCTTATACGAGTTTGATTAATTTTCCACGTGGTTTGGTTGTTCTTTGGGTGTTTTGTTTGGATTGTTGTTATTGACTGGGTATTGAAAATTAGTAGTTGCAATGGACCGTATTgtctatacaggcagcgccacatgtggccactcaactcctggctgaattttccatagagttcaagatGCCACCGttgccccaagccgatgattgcacacacttcacttctACCCGATCTCAATTTTTCTTCATGTCAAATAGTAGCGTCAGGAAATCaagtaggagtaaagtgtgtgcaggcGTTGGCTTGGAGCTGTGGCGGcgccaaggccttgtatcctggagacagcctcagacgcactctagtacataactttagttatatggaaagtactgctttgacagttcactgagtggctaCGTGTGGCGCTgactgtatagccaatacggtccattgtccGTGTCATCTTGTGATGTCATATTAGTCGATCAACCATCTTCATGAAAATTCATCAGCTGCAGTTTTGGTTGGAGACATCACACAGTTTTTTGGAGGTGGCGTGTCCCCATCCAGGTAATAAATCCAGGTAAGGTATATTATAAGTAATGCTATAGTCTCCGTGGTTGCTATTGTTAGCGGTGAGCAATCCACAGAATAATACTTCTTGACAACAACATCGGGCGGTGCGGCGGGAGGAGGGGAGCTGTCAGGAACGATACACTCAACGCTCCTGTGACCTTCAGCCATGTCCTCCGAGCCCACCAAGGATCCTGAAGGCGGGGAGGACGTAGGGGAAGGCATGGACTCTGAGGACGGGGAGGACCCTGAAGACctaggcgaagaggaggaggaggaagatgaggaagaggaggacatggACTCTGAGGAAGATGAAACTGAGGACCCCAGCTTGCAGGAGAAGATAGTTTGGCTTGATATTCAGGTGGGTTTTGAGTGTTTGTCCTCGTCATCACCTGGTTATTAAGACTCTCTTGTAATGGGTCTTTTATATAAGCCGGAGCTATCCATTCATGCTTCATTGTAGCTATAGTCAGCCCTCACAGTCAATGGTAGATGTGGTGTTAAtgatattttactttttataaGCTGATAAGTCCACCAACAAGACAAGAGCTAATTCAATGCTTCCAGGTAACAGGGCTTGATGTGGACCAGGAGGCCATAATGGAGGTGGCAATAGTGGTGACCAACAGCCTTCTTAATGTGCTGGTTGAGAGCCCCAATCTTGTACTCAAGGTGGAAGACAACATTCTGAATGAAATGAAACAACCGTATAAGGATCAGCACTCAAAGGTACGAGttggacactttttttttttaattcaatgcaGACAacatatttttattgttttttttttagcagcTGTAGAAGGGGCTTGCAAAAATCAGTCATTTAGCCTTCATACTCTCTCTTTCAGATCATAACTCTGCTTGTCAACATTCATTATGAGCATATTTTTCCAGCAGTTGCTTTTGAATTAATATATTTGTTTTGTAACTCTTACTCCCACTCTAGGACCCATTGTCACGCTGCAGGCCTTGTAGTAGGGTCTGTTCCACTCTATTCATATTCAGTTTCACAAATCTGCCTcacctttattttgtttcttacACAGTCATCCATGTCTGATAGGGTAGCAGTGTGGAAGCAAGTACCATCACGATCATAATTTTATTGAAGGGTGCAGCCAGAGAGGTTATAGGCAACACTGTTATTATGAAGACTTTTCATATATGGAGAGAAACCCTGAAGTAACTGAAATTTGAGTTGTTGCAGTTTTTCCACTTATGCTTACAGTAGTTCTTGGCTTACTCAGTAAtcttgaaaaaaacaaaaaaatcatgaACACCTCTCCTTGGTTCAAGATGTGATCCACTCTGCCCTCCCTGTTCTGAATTAGATGTCCATAACTTAATATCAAAACTCTGCTAATTTGTCTCACAAGAGGATCCTTATCTGAAGTCAAACTGTTGTTTTCTATGGATGCTTGGCTGGCCAGACCGGACTGCTTGAGAGATGCAAGAAGAGCGACCTTTCACTCAAGGATGCTGAGGACAAGTTGATGGAGTTTTTGGTGCAGCACACAGAAAAAGGTGAGTTTGAATTTCATGACAGTTTTGTTTGTCATCCACAACAGATTTGCACATAAGATAGTTTTTTCTCACTCAGATTAATCTGAATATACTGGTAAGTGAATAAAGCCAAATGAAACTGATTATATTGGATGTACCTATGTCATTTACTGTAACCATTTTTCAAAGGCTATGAATACATTTCAGACAAGGCACCTCTGGCTGGTAATTCTGTTCATGCTGACAAGAAGAAATTTTTGGTGAAGTATCTGCCCAGAGTGATGGATCACCTCCAGGACCGTGTTGTTGATGTCAAGAGTGTAAAGGATTTGTGCAAGTGAGTTTTTTACTGTTTCTGTATTTCCTGGAACAGAAAGTCAAATTGTGCTGTGGATTGTTTTAAATGAATTGAGAACATTAAATTTTTAGTCGTAGACCTTTCAAGACATTTGCATGGTTTGCAATGAAAGAGACAAAATAGTAATGCCTAATTACAAAAATATCAGAGTAAGCATGCTATCTGTTCCTGGCATCTTGTAATTTATTTCTCCAGTGGAGTGGCTGCTAAAGAAAATATTTGCATTTATCTTTTGAATCCTTAAATTCTTACATTGTCCCTTCTTTGAACCATGACATACGGTATTGCTATTTTTGGCTATAACTAGTTGATCACTTTTCATGAGCAACCTTCTTGCACCCATCTTATTACTTACCAAAAACTATTCTGACCGAATACCGTTGGTATAATAAAATTATTTAATTATATTGTGCTGTACAATGCACAGAAAGGTTAGTTATGCACAAAGAGTGGGATGACTTTTATTAACATGTCTGTAGCTTTACAATATTGTCCAGTCAGTGTCTGTAAATTATACCCATAACAAAACTACATAGAGGATGAACCATCTTGCAGGAGCTGGTACCCAGATGAATTCAAGTCTGCCCCCATCACAAATGAGTCCAACACTGAAGTGCTGGAAAAGGTCAGGGAGAGCATTGAAGAGCTGAAGTATTACAAGGCAACTTTGTGCAATGCTGTGAATGTACAACTGTGAATACAGAATCCTTTGACCAATGAAGGATACATGTAAGTTTAGTCACCATAATcataatcatcgtcatcattaccatcatcgtcaccatcatcatcaccactgcaagAGAAATGCCCTTCCCAACATTGTTCACCTCTCTGCTTCCTAATCCTTACTTTCTATCCATGTTATACCAatactttttctctccattcctcatttTGCACTTTTTGCATTTCTCTGAATCGTttgtgcaaaagaaaaaaaatcttaatcATCAAAGTATTGTAAGCTCAGTTATGTTTGTTGTGAATGTTAGAAGCAAGTGTTTTTATGTGTTTAACAAATGGTGCAAAAAAGTCTGCATAACCATTCCTAAAGTAATGCAGTATTAATTAAATACACAAAGTGCTTAACACTAAGCCTAAATACAtggcaacaaaaaaataaatgggaTATTTTTTCAATATTGAAAGTGAAATGCTATAATTTTGTAGTCATAAACAAGGTAGCTATGTATATGTAACTTAAGTTCCAGCTGTTTATTATTTGTTGCACCCTTTTACTCTGAATAGCTAAATGCATATTCATTTGCTTTTCAAGCATCAACTAGTATGTAtggtaatttttttatttttttatcaatcaTTATATATGTTTGTCCAAAAACCTGTTCACTCATTCAGCCATTATTTGTTGCATTCCTTGCTTCAGATgcttaaaagtaaatttgtagaGCCTACATATAATTTCCTCACCAATTGGAATATCTATACCAGAACCATGATTCAAATTCATGTGATATCCTTCTAGCCTTGGTGATATCAAAGCTAGACTCTAGGGTAGAGGGCAAAGTATCTGCACTTCTTAAGGTTGGGAGAATTCTTGGAAGACAATGCTTTTGCATGAGTGACATTGAAAGTATAATGAGTGCACATTTAAAGAGTTTGTGTCTGAAGATGGAGTTATTTTCCAAGTGCTGACCCACTCAGATATGCATGGGTTTAAAATCCTTTCGAATGTACCACTGAACATCTGCCAGATGACCCAAATAGAGTTGCTGAAGTAGTAATTAAAATGAAATCAAACAACCCCTTAGTTGCCTTTATTCAGGATTTGCCTTAAATACAAAATTCCCGCTGACAGGTTTGAAGACAGCTAATGTACTTTTACCATATGGTTCAATGTACTTTTTTTATGCTGAATTTTTGGCAAGTTCAAATGCAGAAATAGACTGCAGTCAGAAAATTTTATCAGCTGTTCACCTGCAAAGCTCTACCAAATCATTTTGGAAATTATCACAAATTGTTAGTGACATTTTCTCATGATTGAATATCATTTACAACACAATATACATTTTTCCTGCCAGTACACACCTAGTTTCAACTGAAGGTATCATTGTGCTTCTTTAAATACtgtatttttagtgtatttcCAATAGAGTAGTCGAATGATATAATCACTTTATTTTAAATAAACGTGATTGTGACATTATAGGCATGCAACTATTACTTAATTTCTttcagtgtatttgtatatacagtACTTTTCAGTTGTTTCATTTATGATGGCAGTGAAGGTGTCATTGCATTCCTAGAATTAATAATTGATAATTTCCAACAGAAAGGGTAACCATAATGATTGTAAGTGTTTGTCATTGTTCTATTTATGTCTTTAAATAATAAAGGGAATCCAACAATATAAAGTTACATTAACTGCACTTTAACTTGTAAAATGAATAAATAGTTTTGGGTAATGAGCTTGACGTCAAGCATGTTTACACTATGTGCAACTCTGCACCTGTCTATCTCTGCTCTTGCTTCTGCTGCAGTATAACTGCCTAGAaactttatttaattatttatttgcaAAAGAAACTTACAATATCAAAACTTGTTTCATCTCAAATGCAGACTTAGAGCATATATTATTCAACCAGATAATGCAATTTTGACCAAGATGCAAGACTAAAAGTAAATGAATGGAGTTGATTTGGCCTTAGAACATTACCTAAAGTTGCAAGTGTGTTAGAAATATCTCACGTCTATGGTGGAAGTATACTTTGCAGTCCAATATTTGATACCTTGtgagttgaagaagaggaagttgaTGAGATGGCATGTATTTTAGCAAGTGTATACAAACATGTGTAGTACCTGATACGCCTGAGGGGAAAGCCTCCCAAACTCTCTCTGTGAGGGGGGTACCTTATTGGCCAACTGgctaaggagtggctttcccatctcgcCGGTCGTGTGTTTGATCCCCGGCGCTGGTAGCACCCTTTCCGGgtttggattaatttcttgtgtgtttcgtaaCACGCCGTGCTTGTGTGGTAGTGAAGTGGAAGTCAAGCAATGCTCATGTTAAGAGTAGTAACGATacaaggagggtatcaggacacctcctccctaaattgacccatctttcggccactcctcttgactcttttgtaggagcagtgagtagcaggcttcgTTTTATcagtattgtttcctttttgcccttgatctgtttcctctactgttaaaaaaaaataaaaaaattaagtatgATATCTGTAGCTAATTCCGATGTGTTAAAAGCATGGAGGTATAAGGGTCTACCTCCATGGTTAAAAAGTCTAGCCTGACCTTGACCTAAGTGGTGTTTTGGCTCTGAAGTCGAATGTAGCGGTTTTAGCAATGTGTTGGCGGCGGCGATTGGCACCACTGACGGGGCAATGTTGtcacaacggtgccagattgtcgtactcagccttctatgtttcccgatttccgacccccaaactgcctcctcgaccccaattactgccttcatatatagttatcgttaaaatggttaattattggtgcttttggGCAATTGCTAT of Eriocheir sinensis breed Jianghai 21 chromosome 14, ASM2467909v1, whole genome shotgun sequence contains these proteins:
- the LOC126998604 gene encoding oligoribonuclease, mitochondrial-like isoform X1, coding for MSSEPTKDPEGGEDVGEGMDSEDGEDPEDLGEEEEEEDEEEEDMDSEEDETEDPSLQEKIVWLDIQVTGLDVDQEAIMEVAIVVTNSLLNVLVESPNLVLKVEDNILNEMKQPYKDQHSKTGLLERCKKSDLSLKDAEDKLMEFLVQHTEKDKAPLAGNSVHADKKKFLVKYLPRVMDHLQDRVVDVKSVKDLCKSWYPDEFKSAPITNESNTEVLEKVRESIEELKYYKATLCNAVNVQL